The region CGTGCCGACCGTGCTCGGCTATCTGTGCTGGTACGCCGGTTCCGCGCGCACGAGCGGCACCGAGGCGGCGTTGTTCACGGCCGTGGCGCCGGCCTCGGCGGTGCTGTTCGCGGCGGCCGCGTTCGGCTAGCCGCTCGACCGAACGCGGCTCGCCGGCATCGCGATGGTGGTGGCGGGGGTGCTGGTGGGCGCGATCCGGCCGCGCTGCGGCGCGCATCGTCCACGCGAAGCCGCTGCGGCGAATTCGCGCGAAGCCGCCTGATGCGCGTCGCCGCCCGGGGCGATCACTCGCGCACGGCTCGGGCCTGCCGACAGATCCTCGGCTCGTCGCTCGCGACGGGCCGCGCGGAGCGGCCGCCGCGTGCCTACCGGACGATCGATCGAAAAAGCGCGGCGGGCGGCGCCGGCATTGCCGGCCCGCCCTCGATGCCGCGCCTCTCGGCCACGCCCGGTCAGCCGACGAGCCCGACGTCCGCCGCCGCGATCAGCCGCTCGATGTCGAGCAGGATCAGCATCCGGTTGCCGTTTTCGCCAGCGATCGATCCGAGGTCCGTGATGAAGCCGGTGTCGATCGCCGCGCCGAATTCGGGCGCCGGCCGCCGGTCGGCGGCCGCGAGTTCGAGCACGTCGCTCACCGCGTCGACGACGACGCCCACCGTGCGCGCCGCGACGTTCAGCACGATGACCACCGTCGACGTGTTGTACTCGGCCGAATCGAGCGCGAACTTCAGGCGCAGGTCGATGATCGGCACGATCACGCCGCGCAGGTTGATCACGCCCTTGATGAACGCCGGCGCGTTCGCGATGCGCGTCGGCTCTTCATACGACCGGATCTCCTGCACGCGCAGGATGTCGATTCCGTATTCCTCGGTGCCGAGCCGGAACGTGACGAATTCCTGAGCATCGCGCGCCGCGTCCTGCCCGCTCATGCGCGCCGCGTGCGGCGCTTCCAGAATTGCATTCATTGCGTTGTCCTCCTCGCGTTGGGGTTGCGCGCCGCCGTCAGAAGGTCTGCCAGTCGTCGCTTGCGGTCGCGGCGGCGGCGAGAGCCGGCGCCGGTTTGTTGAACGTCGGTGCGGCGTGCGCCGCGCGCGGCGCGGAGGCGGGAGCCGCCACACCGCGCTTCGCCTTCGGCTTGGCCGGCGCCGCGTGCCGCGCTTGCGGCGCCGCGCTTGCGGCGCTCGCGCGGAAGAACGACACGGCCTGCGTCAGATGGCGCCCCTGCTCTTCGAGCGACTTCGACGCGGCCGCCGCCTCCTCGACGAGCGCGGCGTTCTGCTGCGTGACTTCGTCCATCTGCGCGATCGCCTGGTTCACCTGCTCGATGCCGCGGCTCTGCTCGCCGGACGCCGCAGCGATCTCGCCCATGATGTCGGTCACGCGCGCGACCGCCTGCGTGACTTCGGTCATCGTCTTGCCCGCCTCGCCCGCGAGCGCCGAGCCGTCATGGATCTTCTGCACCGACGCGTTGATCAGATCCTTGATCTCCTTCGCCGCGCTCGACGAGCGCTGCGCGAGGCTGCGCACTTCGCTCGCGACGACCGCGAAGCCGCGCCCCTGCTCGCCCGCGCGGGCCGCCTCGACGGCCGCATTCAGCGCGAGGATGTTGGTCTGGAACGCGATACTCTCGATGATCCCGGTGATTTCCGCGACTTTCTCCGAGCTCTGGCTGATGTCGGTCATCGTGTCGACGACCTGCCCGACCACCGTACTGCCCTTTTGAGCGACTTCCGACGCGTTCGCCGCGAGCGAGCTCGCCTGCTGCGCGTTCTCCGCGTTCTGGCGCACGGTCGACGTCAACTCCTCCATGCTGGAGGCCGTTTCCTGCAGCGACGAAGCCTGATGCTCGGTGCGCGACGACAGATCCTGGTTGCCCGACGCGATCTGGCTCGAACCCGTCGCAATGCTGTCCGCGGCGGTGCTCACCTGCCCGATCAGCCGCACGAGGCTCGCCTGCATCTCGCCCATCGATGCGAGCACGCTGCCCGACGGCGCCGTCTGCGCGCCCGCGACCGGGCTCAGATCGCCGTTCGCGACGCGCCGCGTGACGTCGCCGAGCGTCGCGGGTTCGGCGCCGAGCGCGCGCATCAAGCCCCGCGCGATCAGGATCGCCGCGATCACCGCCGCGCCGATCGCCGCCGCGCACAGGCCGACCAGCAACAGGCGCTGGCTCGCGTAGTGGTCGGCCGATTCGCGGACCATTTCCTGCGCGCGGCCGCGCGTGTATTCGCTGTAGGCGTTCGTCGCCTTGACGAGCTGAGCGAGCAGCGGGCGGCACTGGTCGTTCATCATCGTGATCGCTTCGTCGTGCCGATTGTTCAGCGCGGCGTTGACGATCGCGAGCGCGACCGGGCCGTATTGCGCCTCGACGCGGTCGATGTCGGCGACGAGGCCGCGCGCCTTGTCGTTCCCGTCCGACGCGCTCGAGAGCAGTTCCTTCAGCCGGCGCAGATGCGCCTGCACGTCGTCCTCCGCCTGCGTCACGGCGGCCTTTTCGAGCTCGACGTCGGCGGGCTTCGTCACGAGCACCAGATTGCGCGCGGCGATCGCGCGCCGGTCCACGGCCGTGCGTACCTGCTCGGCCGCTTCCGCGCGCGCGCTGATGCCGCTCACGTAGCTGGCGAAACGGTCGTTCGCATCGCCGAGCGCGTGCAGCGCCAGGACGGACACGAGCAGCACGAGTCCCACCAGCGCACCGAACGCAAGGGTCAGCTTCGTGCTCACAGTCATGTTTTGAAAGTTCATGGATTGCCTCGATTCATCCGACCTCGGAATGTGCGTTGCACTATGCGACGCATTGCCACGTGGTAACGGCCGCCACGCGCAATGCTTGAGAGGCGATTCGATGTGCAAATCGTTTGCGTCAGGGTTTACGGGTCGGACGAATCGCTTCGGCCGCCGAAATGTCGGCCGATCATGAACCGAACTGGCGAGGCTTGGCCCGTGTGGCTGGCGACCGGCTGGGATGTAGGGGCGGATTCGTACAGGAGAGCAAAGCAGGAACGCAGGCGCGGCGAGGCAAGCATCGGAGTGCGAACCGCTTCACCGCCCTCGCCCGGTGGGGGGCGATCGGGCGCCGAGGCCGGCCGTGGCGGCGCAAGCCCCGGCAACGCGTACGGCATCGCGTCCATGGGTGCGCCGTTCGACGGACCCGGATGCTTTCATCGACGAAAGCAAGCCCCGCGCGCTCACGCGATGCCGCGACGACGCAACGATTTACCGGTGCCGGATGGCGCTTCAAGCGAAACGTTCGGCGCACAGCTTCGCGGTTTTCGATGACGATCGCATGTCATGCAACGCGGTGTCGCGCATACCGCGGCCACCCGAGCCTTACGGGGCGCGCACCGTTGCCGCGCGCCCGGCGCGCATGCATCGGTCGCCGTCGCCGCGATCGCCGCGACCGGCCGGCTCGGGCGATTAACAACCGCTGCGCATCAATGCGGCGCGGCGCGCGCGATCAATGTGTGCGATTGCGCAGTGTTTCTCTCACCCGCTTCGCGACGAGCACGGTCAGATAGTCCCGCACCCGCGCGCCTTCGCTATATTCGGCGAGCGCTTCCTCGTAAAGACGGGACACCGCTTCGGCGGGCGTGTGGGTTTCGGAGGCGATCGCCTGGACGATCTCGTCGACGCGGTTCTGAACCATGTTTGCGCTCCGCTGGGAGGAAAGACGGACAAAAACGGCTTGAGGGGCGATGCCTATTGAATGCCGCCAAAAGCGTCGGCGCAAATTGAATCGCTCTATGAGCGCGCCGGCATGTCCTCCGGCCCTCTATTCGGACGTATCCGGGCGCGTGCGCGGCCGCCGGAGCCCGTGCGGCGCACGCACGCGCGCGACAAGCGCCGCGCTGTGCCGCTGCGACGCGATGGAGGGTCGGATGCCCGGGCCGGCGATCCCATGCTCGGCAAGTTACACTTTCGTCGCGCCCGCGCCACCGCGCCACCGCGCCCCGGCGCCGCCCGAGCGGGCCGCCGCGCTGTGCCCGCCCGGCCGAGGCCCGCATCCGATAGACGACTTTCGCAGTCCGACAGGAGTTCATGCATGGCGGTTCGCGACATCCACGACATCGAGCAGATCGAGCGCGTGCCGCTGCACGCGCGCGCGCTGCCCGCCAACACGCTGCAGGTTTTCGACGAGCGCGCGGCGAAGACGCCCGACGCGCCCGCCCTCACCTTCTTTCTCGACGCCGGCCGGCTCGACCGCTCGCATACGTGGACCTTCGCCGAGCTGCGCGCCGACATCGTCAGGACGGCGAACGTGCTCGCGAGCGTCGGCATCGGCGCGGGCGACGTCGCCGCGTTCGTGCTGCCGAACCTGCCCGACACGCATTTCGCGATCTGGGGCGGCGAGGCGGCCGGCATCGCGATGGCGATCAACCCGCTGCTCGACGGCGCGCAGATCGCGGAGCTCGTCGACGCGGCGCGCGCCAAGGTGCTGATTTGCGTCGCGCCGACGCCGGGCGTCGACATCTGGCCGAAGCTCGCGCCGCACCTGGACGCGATGCCGACTGTCGAGACCGTGATCTGGGTCGATCTGCGGCCCTACGTGTCATTGCCCAAGCGCGCGGCGCTCGCGTGGATCGAGCGGCGCGAGAAGGCGCGCCTGCGCGGCGCGCGGGTGCGCATCGTCAATCTGCACGCCGAGATGCGCCGGCAGCCGGGCGACAGGCTGATCCGGCCGCGCGCGATCGGGCCCGACGAGCCGTCGTCGTACTTCTGCACGGGCGGCACGACGGGCCGCCCGAAGATCGCGGTGCGCACGCACGGCTCCGAGGTGTTCGACGTGTGGGCGGCGAGCGAGACGCAGGCGCGCGACGACGAGGGCGCGCGCACGGTGTTCTGCGGGCTGCCGCTCTTTCACGTGAACGGCCAGCTCGTCACGGGCCTGATGGCGTGGCTGCGCGGCCATCATGTCGTGCTCGGCACGCCGCAGGGCTACCGCGGCAAGAACGTGATCGCGCGCTTCTGGGCGATCGTCGAGGCTTATCGGATCAATGCGTTTTCCGGCGTGCCGACGCTTTTCGCCGCGCTGTTGCAGCAGCCTGTCGGCCGGCACGACATCGGCTCGCTCGAATACGCGGCGTGCGGCGCGGCGCCGATGCCCGTCGAGCTCGCGCGCAGCTTCGAGCGCACGACCGGCGTGAAGATCGTCGAGGGCTACGGGCTGACCGAGAGCGCGTGCATCGCGTCGCTCAATCCGCTCGACGGCGAGCGGCGCATCGGCTCGATCGGCCTGCGCCTGCCCTACCAGCGCATGCGCGCGGTGATCGTCGACGACACCGGGCGCTACGTGCGCGACGCGCTCGTCGACGAAGTCGGGCTGATCGCGCTCGCGGGGCCGAACGTGTTTCGCGGCTACCTCGATCCGGCGCACGAGCGCGGCTTGTGGATCGACATCGCGGGCGAGCGGTGGCTGAACACGGGCGACCTCGGCCGGCGCGACGCGCACGGCTATTTCTGGCTCGTCGGCCGCAAGAAGGAGCTGATCATCCGCGGCGGGCACAACATCGATCCGCGGATCATCGAGGACGCGCTCGCCGCCCATCCGGCCGTCGCGCTCGCCGCGGCGATCGGCCGCCCGGACGCGCACGCGGGCGAGCTGCCCGTCGCGTACGTCCAGTTGAAGGCGGGCGCGAGCGCCGACGAGGCCGCGCTGCTCGCGTTCGCCGCGGACGCGATTGCCGAGCGCGCGGCGGTGCCCAAGCACGTGCGGATTCTCGAGGCGGTGCCGACCACCGCGGTGGGCAAGATCTTCAAGCCGCAGTTGCAGCGGCTCGAGATCGCCGACGTCGTCGCCGCGTGCGCGCGCGACGCGCAGGTCGCGCTCGAGCGGGTGGACGTCGTGCAGGACGCGCGGCGCGGGCTCGTCGCGCAGGTCGCCGTGCGCGGCGCACGCGAGGCGCTCGCCGAGCGGCTCGCCCGTTACGCGTTCCCCGTCGACTGGAGCGGCGACGGCGCGCACGCGCGGGCCTCCGAGGCGCAGCGCGACGCGGCCGCCGCGCGCGAGCGCGCGTCGTGAACGCCGCGCCGCGCTGCCCGCCGCCGCCCCGCCGGGTTCGGCGGGGCGGCGCCATGCGGGGCGAACCCTGATGCGCGCCGGCGACTTTCGCGTGACCGCGGCCGTCGTCGCGAGCGCGCTCTTCATGCAGAACCTCGACAGCACGGTCGTCGCGACCGCGCTGCCGAGCATGGCGCGCGAGCTTGGCGTGAACGTCGTGTTCCTGAGCAGCGCGATCACGTCGTACCTCGTCGCGCTGACGGTGTTCATTCCGGTGAGCGGCTGGATCGCGGAGCGCTTCGGCGCGAAGCGCGTGTTCATCGCCGCGATCGCGATCTTCACGGCGGCGTCCGTGATGTGCGCGGCGGCGAACGGGCTCGCGACGCTGGTCGCCGCGCGCATCCTGCAGGGCGCGGGCGGCGCGCTGATGGTGCCCGTCGGCCGCCTGATCCTCTATCGCGGCGTGTCGCGCCACGAGATGCTCGCGGCGACCACCTGGCTCACGATGCCCGCGCTCGTCGGCCCGCTGCTCGGGCCGCCGCTCGGCGGCTTTTTGACCGATGCGCTGTCGTGGCGCGCGGTGTTCTGGATCAACGTGCCGGTCGGCGTCGCGGGCGCGGCGCTCGCCGCGCGCCTCGTCCCCGCGTCGGCCGGCGAGCGTCGCGCGCCCGCCGACGCGCGCGGCATGCTGCTCGTCGGCGCGGCACTCGCCGCGCTGATGCTCGGCGTCGAGACCGCGGGCCGCGGCGTGCTGCCGGCGGGGGCGCCCGCCCTGTGCCTCGGCGCGGGCGTCGCGCTCGGCGGGCTCGCGATCCGCCATTGCCGGCGCGTCGCGCATCCGGCCGTCGATCTGTCGCTGCTCGGCATTCCGACCTTTCACGCGGCGACGATCGCGGGCAGCCTGTTCCGCGCGGGGGCCGGCGCGCTGCCGTTTCTCGTGCCGCTCACGCTGCAGGTCGGCTTCGGCGCGAGCGCGTCGAGAAGCGGCGCCATCACGCTCGCGAGCGCGCTCGGCTCGCTCGTGATGCGGCCGATGACGCATGCGGCGCTGCATCGCGCGCCGATGCGCACGGTGCTGATCGCGGGCAGCGTGTCGTTCGCGGCCGTGCTCGCCGCGTGCGCGACGCTATCGCCCGCGTGGCCGGATGCGGCCGTCTTCGCGCTGCTGCTCGTCGGCGGGCTGTCGCGCTCGCTCAGCTTCGCGTCGCTCGGCGCGCTCGTATTCTCGGACGTGCCGAGCGAGCGCCTGTCGGCCGCGACGTCGTTCCAGGGAACCGCGCAGCAGTTGATGCGGGCGGTGGGCGTCGCCGTCGCGGCGGGCGCGCTGCATCTGGCGATGCTGATCGGCGGGCGCGGCCAGGCGAGCCGGACGGATTTCGCCTGCGCGTTCGCGGCGATCGCGCTCGTCGTGCTCGCGTCGGTGCCGATGTTCGCCGCGCTGCCGGCCGACGCCGGCGAAGGGCTCGCGGGGCCGGCGCGCCGGCCGAGGCCATGATGCGGATCGCGTGACGATGCGGGGCGTGCGCGCGGCGTATCGAGCATGCCGACGCGGCCGGGCGGCGGCCGGATAGCCGGGGCAAGTCGGCAAGTCGGCAAGTCGGCAAGTCGGCAAGTCGGCAAGTCGGCAAGTCGGCAAGTCGGCAAGTCGGCAAGTCGGCAAGTCGGCAAGTCGGCAAGTCGGCAAGTCGGCAAGTCGGCAAGTCGGCAAGTCGGCAAGTCGGCAAGTCGGCAAGTCGGCAAGTCGGCAAGTCGGCAAGTCGGCAAGTCGGCAAGTCGGCAAGTCGGCAAGTCGGCAAGTCGGCAAGTCGGCAAGTCGGCAAGTCGGCAAGTCGGCAAGTCGGCAAGTCGGCAAGTCGGCAAGTCGGCAAGTCGGCAAGTCGGCAAACGAGGACAATCGGCACGCCGAAAGTTCCCGCGTTCGCCCATTCCCGCGCGCGGGCCGGCCGCCGCCCGCGTCCGCCGCCGCGCTCGAGCGCCCGTCAGTTCCCCGCCCGCACCGCCGCGAGAAACAGCACCGGCGGCCGCCGGCATTCCGCTTCGAGGTCCGGCCGCACCGCGAGCGCGTCGGGAACCGGTGCCGGCTCGCCGAGGTGCGTGAGCGTGAAGCCCGCCTTCAGCAGCGTGTTCACGTAGGTCTCGACGGTGCGGTGATACTTGACGACGCCGTCGACGAACCAGCGCGTGTCGCGCCGCCCCTCCTGCCGGTAGCGGTCGACGGGCCAGTGCTGCTTGTGGCCGTCGTCGCCGCGCACCCAGCCGTGCGGGTACGCGGTGCAGATCGGATGCTCGACCGAGAACACGAATCGGCCGTTCGAGCGCAGCGCGTCGTAGATCCGCGCGACGACGCCTGCGTAGTCCTCGACGTAATGCAGCGTGAGCGACGACACGACGAGATCGAACGCGCGCGTCGCCGCGTGATAGGTCTCGATCGACCGCTGCAGATAGGTGACGGCGCCGTCGTCGGTGCGCGCGCGCGCCTCCTCGAGCATCCGCGACGACACGTCGACGGCCGTCACCGACGCCGCGCCGTGCGCGCGCGCGTAGCGGGCGAAATCGCCGAAGCCGCAGCCGAGGTCGAGCACGTGCAGGCCCGCCAGGTTCGGCAGCAGACGCTTCATCGCGGGAGATTCGAGCGCGCCGTTCAGGCCGGTGTCGCCTTGCCGAAGCGTGCGATAGCCTTCGAAGAACGATGCGTCGTCGTAGATGTTCTGCGGCGCGGACTGAGGCGCCGTGTGGGGATCGCTGCTCACGATGGACGCTCCTTGACGTAGACGGCAATCGGCGGAAAGCGGCTCAAAAACGACTCGAGACGGCGAGCGACGGTGCAGCGCAATATCCGTTCCATGCGCGGCGCCGTCCGTCGCATTGTATCGCCGCATGACGCAATTGCGCAGTCCCAAACGATTGCCCGGCGATTGCCCGGCGATTGCCCGGCGATTGCCCGGCGATTGCCCGGCGATTGCCCGGCGATTGCCCGGCGATCGGCCCGCGATTTTCCGCCCGAGCGTGAATGCGCCCTTGTTTGCCAAAGCGCGCCCGCTCAAGTACCTTGAACCCCTGTCGCCTGCGCGCGGCCCCGCTTCACGCCCGGCCGCGTCGCGCCGCCGGTGCGCGCGGGCGCCTCTCGCATCCGTTCATCCGCTGTCCGACAGGAGCATCAGCCCCGATGAAAGTTCCCCGTTTCAGCCGTACCCTGCGCGCGGCCGCCGCCGCGCTCGCCGTTTCCCTCTGCGCGGCCGCGCCCGGCGCGCGCGCCGCCGGCGCGGTCACCGTCGCGTCGAAGATCGATACCGAAGGCAACCTGCTCGGCAACGTGATCTCGCAGGTGCTCAAGGCCCACGGAATCGCCGTCGTCGACAAGATCGGGCTCGGCGCGACGCCGATCGTCCGCCGGGCGCTGACGACAGGCGAAATCGACATCTACCCGGAATACACGGGCAACGCCGCGTTCTTCTTCAACAAGGCCGACGATCCCGCGTGGAAGAACGCCGCGCAAGGCTACGCGCTCGCCAGGCAGCTCGATTACGCGGCAAACCGGATCGTCTGGCTCGCGCCCGCGCCCGCGAACAACACATGGGGTGTCGCGGTGCTCAACTCGATCGCGCAGGCGCGGCATCTGAAGACGTTCAGCGATTTCGGCAAGTGGGTCGCCGCGGGCGGCAAGGTGAAGCTCGCCGCGTCGGCCGAGTTCGTCAACAGCGCATCCGCGCTGCCGTCGTTCGAGAAGGCGTACGGCTTCAAACTGAAGCCGGAGCAGATGCTCGTGCTGTCGGGCGGCGACACCGCGGCGACGATCAAGGCCGCCGCGCAGCAGACGGACGGCGTGAACGCCGCGATGGTCTATGGCACCGACGGCGGCATCGCGGCCACCGGGCTCGCGGTGCTCGACGACGACAAGCACGTGCAGCCCGTCTACGCGCCCACGCCGATCATCCGCGAGGCGGTGCTCAACGCGCATCCGCAGATCGCCGACTACCTGAAGCCCGTGTTCGCGAGCCTCGACCTGAAGACGCTGCAAGCGCTCAACGCGCGAATCCAGATCAACGGCGAGCCGGCCGCGGGCGTCGCGGCGAGCTATCTGAAAGCGAAGGGCTTCGTCAAATGACGCCGCGCACGGCGGGCGGCGCGGCCGCGCCCGCTCCCGCGCCGCGCCCGCGCGCGATGCCCGCGTGGGCCGCGCGCGTCGACAAGGTCGGCGTGCTGATCGCCGCGCTCGTCGCGTACGCGGCGTTCGTGCTGCCGTTCGTCACGCTGCGCGCGAACCGGATCGCGGCGGGCGCGGAGCTCGCGCCCGCCGCGGTGTTTCCGGCGCTCCACGCGTACGCGCTCGACGCGCTGTGGGCGGCGGGCGCGCTGTTCGCGCTCGTGCGCAGCCGCGCGGCATGGCGCGCGGCCGTCGGCGTCGGGCTCGTGTTCGCGCTGGGCGTGGCGATCGGCGCGGCGCCCGCGCATCTCGTCACGCCGGATACGCCGCTCGCGCGCGTGTCGCCCGCGGCGGGCGCGTGGCTGCTGCTGTTCGCGTTCGCGGTGCTGATCGCCGACGCGCTCGCCCGGATCGCGCTCGCGCCCGCGATGCGCCTCGTCGCGCTCGCCGCGGCGAGCGCCGCGCTCGCGGCATTCATTCACGGCGGCTTCTGGGACGGGCTGTCGGTGATGCAGGAATACGCGGTGTGCGCCGATACGTTCCGCAACGAGGCGATCCGGCATCTCGCGCTCGTCGCCGGCTCGGTGGCGGCGGCCGTCGCGCTCGGCGTGCCGCTCGGCATCGGCTGCACGCGCTCGGCCGCGCTGCGCGGCGCGTTGCTGCCGCTGCTGAACGTCGTGCAGACGATCCCGAGCATCGCGCTGTACGGCCTGCTGATGGCGCCGCTCGCGATCCTCGCCGCGCGCGTGCCGCTCGCCGCCCGCCTCGGCGTGAGCGGCATCGGCGTCGCGCCCGCGCTGATCGCCCTGTTCCTGTATGCGCTGCTGCCGATCGTGTCGAGCGTCGTCGTCGGCTTCGCGCAGGTGCCCGCCGCCGTCGTCGAGGCCGCGCTCGCGATGGGGATGACGGGCCGCGAGCGGCTCGTCGCGATCGAGCTGCCGCTCGCGCTGCCCGTCGTGCTTTCCGGCGTGCGCATCGTGCTCGTGCAGAACATCGGCCTCACGGCCGTCGCCGCGCTGATCGGCGGCGGCGGCTTCGGCACGTTCATCTTCCAGGGGATCGGCCAGTCGGCGACCGATCTCGTGCTGCTCGGCGCGCTGCCGACGATCGCGCTCGCGCTCGTCACCGCCGTGCTGTTCGAGGCCGCGACCGACCTAGCGAAAGGAGCGCGCCGATGATCGAGATCGAACGCGTGAGCCGGCTGTTCGGCGACCTCGCCGCGGTCGACGACGTGTCGCTCGCGGTCGCGCGCGGCACGGTGACGGCGCTCGTCGGCGCATCCGGCAGCGGCAAGTCGACGCTGCTGCGGATGATCAACCGGCTGATCGCGCCGACGAGCGGGACGATTCGCGTCGACGGCGTCGACACCGCAAGCGTGCCCGCCGAGACGCTGCGGCGCGGAATCGGCTATGTGATCCAGGGGCACGGGCTCTTTCCGCACTGGACGGTCGCGCGCAACGTCGCGACCGTGCCGCGCCTGCTCGGCTGGCGCGCGGCGCGCGTCGACGCGCGGGTGCGCGAGCTGCTCGAGCTGTTCGAGCTCGATTACGACACGTACGCGCGCAAGCTGCCGCATCAGTTGTCGGGCGGCCAGCAGCAGCGCGTCGGCGTCGCGCGCGCGCTCGCGGCCGAGCCCGCGATCCTGCTGATGGACGAGCCGTTCGGCGCGCTCGACCCGATCATCCGCGGCAAGGCGCAGGACGATCTCGTCGCGCTGCAGCGGCGGCTCGGGATCACGGTCGTGATCGTCACGCACGACATCGACGAAGCGCTGCGGCTCGGCGACCAGATCGCGGTGATGGACGCCGGGCGCATCCTGCAGGCGGGCTCGCCCGCCGAGATTCTCGGCCGGCCGCAGCCGGGCGTCGTCGAGCGGCTCGTCGCGGGGCTCGATCGGCCGCTGCGCCTGCTCGCGCTCACGCGCGTCGACGCGCTCGCCGAGCCCGGCGCGGCGCCCGGCGAGCCGATATCGGGCGCGCTCACGCTGCGCGACGCGATCTCCGAGCTGTTGTGGCGCGGCGCGCGCGCGCTGCCCGTATCGAGCGCCGACGGCGCGGCGGCAAGGCGCATCACGCTCGATGCGATCGTCGCGCAGGCGAAGCGGCCGGCATGACGCGCGCGATCAAAGCCGCAAGCGCCGCGACCGAGGCCGGCGCGCTCGGCGCCGCGGGCCGGCGCGCGCCCGTCATGCTCGCGCGCGTCGCCGCGCTGGCCGCGCTCGCCGTGATGCTCGCGCGGCCCGGCTGGCTCGAGCCCCTTTTCGCGCCGTTCGCCGACAACGGCGCGCCCGCGATCTACCGGCGCGCGAGCCTTCTCGATTTGACGCTGTCGCATCTCGCGATCGTCGGCGCGGCGAGCGCGGCGGGCGCGGTCGTCGCGCTCGCGGCCGGGATTTTCGTCACGCGGCGCGCGGGCGCGGAATTCCTGCCGGTCGCGCGCAGCGTCGTGCATATCGGGCAGACCTTTCCGCCCGTCGCGGTGCTCGCGCTCGCGGTGCCGGCCGTCGGCTTCGGCGTGAAGCCCGTGCTGATCGCGCTGATCCTGTACGGGCTGCTGCCGATCTTCGAAAGCACGATCGCGGGGCTGCAGGACGTGCCCGCCGGCGCCGTCGACGCGGCGCGCGCAATGGGCATGAGCGCGCTGCAGCGGCTCGCGTGGATCGAGCTGCCGCTCGCGTTTCCGGTGGTCCTGAACGGCATCCGGCTCGCGGTCGTCATCAATCTCGGCACGGCGACGATCGGCTCGACCGTCGCGGCGAAGGGGCTCGGCGACGTGATCATCGCGGGGCTGCAGACATCGAACACCGCGTTCGTGCTGCAAGGCGGGCTCGTCGTCGCGCTGCTCGCGGTGCTGATCTACGACGCGCTCGGCGTGATCGGCCGATGGCTCGCGCCGGCGAGCGCGGCGCGCGAAGAAGGCGGCGCGTAGCGCACGAGTACGCGACAGGCGGCCGAATGCGGACGATGGCGGCCGAATGCGCCGGCGCGCGAGCGCGTGCGGCCGCGCGCCGGCGCCGAGCCCCCGGAACACGGATATCGCCGCGGCGCGCGCCCGGCGAATCCATTCGCGCGCCGTCCGCCGCGCCCCCGCCGGCCGCGCCCGTGCCGCCTGGATCCGCGCACGCCACACGGGCGCGCGGCACTTGCCCCTCGCCGAAGAACATGCCGCGCGACCCTCGATCGAGGGCCGCGCGGCGCGCTTTCGCGACGGTTGGCCGATCGTCCGGATCGAATGCCCGCGTGACGGTCGAAAGCGCGGCGCCGCGGGGGGCGATGCCCATCGGCATCCGCCATTCGACGCCATTCGATGCCCATCGACCTGGGCGGCATGTCGAGACCGCTTTGCGGGCACGCACTTCCCCGGCGCTTGACGCCGACGGGCTCGCTGCCCGCCGGCGCGATGCAAGCATGAACGGCCGACGCACGCGGCCCCGTCCGAGCCCGCTCTTGCGCTTC is a window of Burkholderia mallei ATCC 23344 DNA encoding:
- a CDS encoding ABC transporter permease, whose protein sequence is MTRAIKAASAATEAGALGAAGRRAPVMLARVAALAALAVMLARPGWLEPLFAPFADNGAPAIYRRASLLDLTLSHLAIVGAASAAGAVVALAAGIFVTRRAGAEFLPVARSVVHIGQTFPPVAVLALAVPAVGFGVKPVLIALILYGLLPIFESTIAGLQDVPAGAVDAARAMGMSALQRLAWIELPLAFPVVLNGIRLAVVINLGTATIGSTVAAKGLGDVIIAGLQTSNTAFVLQGGLVVALLAVLIYDALGVIGRWLAPASAAREEGGA
- the osmF gene encoding glycine betaine ABC transporter substrate-binding protein OsmF, with protein sequence MKVPRFSRTLRAAAAALAVSLCAAAPGARAAGAVTVASKIDTEGNLLGNVISQVLKAHGIAVVDKIGLGATPIVRRALTTGEIDIYPEYTGNAAFFFNKADDPAWKNAAQGYALARQLDYAANRIVWLAPAPANNTWGVAVLNSIAQARHLKTFSDFGKWVAAGGKVKLAASAEFVNSASALPSFEKAYGFKLKPEQMLVLSGGDTAATIKAAAQQTDGVNAAMVYGTDGGIAATGLAVLDDDKHVQPVYAPTPIIREAVLNAHPQIADYLKPVFASLDLKTLQALNARIQINGEPAAGVAASYLKAKGFVK
- a CDS encoding ABC transporter permease; translation: MTPRTAGGAAAPAPAPRPRAMPAWAARVDKVGVLIAALVAYAAFVLPFVTLRANRIAAGAELAPAAVFPALHAYALDALWAAGALFALVRSRAAWRAAVGVGLVFALGVAIGAAPAHLVTPDTPLARVSPAAGAWLLLFAFAVLIADALARIALAPAMRLVALAAASAALAAFIHGGFWDGLSVMQEYAVCADTFRNEAIRHLALVAGSVAAAVALGVPLGIGCTRSAALRGALLPLLNVVQTIPSIALYGLLMAPLAILAARVPLAARLGVSGIGVAPALIALFLYALLPIVSSVVVGFAQVPAAVVEAALAMGMTGRERLVAIELPLALPVVLSGVRIVLVQNIGLTAVAALIGGGGFGTFIFQGIGQSATDLVLLGALPTIALALVTAVLFEAATDLAKGARR
- a CDS encoding ABC transporter ATP-binding protein, with the protein product MIEIERVSRLFGDLAAVDDVSLAVARGTVTALVGASGSGKSTLLRMINRLIAPTSGTIRVDGVDTASVPAETLRRGIGYVIQGHGLFPHWTVARNVATVPRLLGWRAARVDARVRELLELFELDYDTYARKLPHQLSGGQQQRVGVARALAAEPAILLMDEPFGALDPIIRGKAQDDLVALQRRLGITVVIVTHDIDEALRLGDQIAVMDAGRILQAGSPAEILGRPQPGVVERLVAGLDRPLRLLALTRVDALAEPGAAPGEPISGALTLRDAISELLWRGARALPVSSADGAAARRITLDAIVAQAKRPA